A genomic segment from Methanoplanus limicola DSM 2279 encodes:
- a CDS encoding ABC transporter ATP-binding protein, translated as MQLLKTEKISKTYNNSLNALSEVSFTLEKGEFTAISGRSGSGKSTLMNILGCLDRPTSGSIYINSETVNYSDTGKLVHLRRTVFGFIFQQFNLIPNLTAKENIEYPLLFNYHDKKSRSKRSTVLLERVGLSDRAKHYPSELSGGEQQRVAIARALINNPLIVLADEPTGNLDLRTGQEILGLMREINRTQNTTFLLVTHDKDCASYTDRVITLADGKMISDEKRENDNKEHPFSREPDGGA; from the coding sequence ATGCAGCTCTTAAAAACTGAAAAAATATCAAAAACCTATAACAATTCCCTGAATGCCCTCTCAGAAGTTAGTTTTACACTTGAAAAAGGTGAATTTACGGCAATTTCCGGACGGAGTGGAAGCGGGAAAAGTACATTAATGAATATTCTTGGCTGCCTTGACAGGCCCACATCCGGCAGTATATATATTAATTCAGAAACTGTGAATTATTCAGATACAGGAAAACTTGTACATCTCAGAAGAACAGTTTTTGGATTTATTTTTCAGCAGTTTAACCTGATACCAAATCTTACTGCAAAAGAGAATATCGAATATCCGCTGCTCTTTAACTACCATGACAAAAAGAGCAGATCTAAAAGGTCAACAGTTCTTCTTGAAAGAGTCGGACTTTCAGACAGGGCAAAGCATTATCCGTCAGAACTCTCCGGAGGAGAACAGCAGAGGGTCGCTATCGCAAGAGCACTAATTAATAACCCGTTAATTGTGCTTGCCGATGAGCCAACCGGAAATCTGGACCTTAGAACCGGACAGGAAATACTCGGGCTGATGCGTGAGATAAACAGGACGCAGAATACTACATTTCTTCTGGTTACACATGACAAAGACTGTGCTTCCTATACTGACCGGGTGATCACCCTTGCAGACGGAAAAATGATCTCAGATGAAAAAAGAGAGAATGACAATAAAGAACATCCTTTCAGCCGTGAACCGGATGGAGGTGCTTAA
- a CDS encoding DUF3344 domain-containing protein: protein MIKYEAVILILISFAAASSATYAGDNPITTVYNEKINGGYIFSTGNSTYSGQLNPDDSYSVSFDTALPENSEVKFSRAYVYWGWSKNGQSAVYPDISLSRTDEITGDISTDNSGDIAAELNKVSEYTDSKGFVSSNDFFSGVYAFETGDITPGINKFILTAENTGDNESTFVIQGIGILAVYEDPSGKTGTIWINEGCDMLSATYGITPEMATGTAFFEGNIEKSRVNSAKMHLIAPSGGYTRTDTPEKNAVYFNRKDENKMPGFFESILLMLFPGYNGKTWTDAFDSDEIQQIGIDTRDVTPWLKESGNFVKVRDQGDYMLFTNAILFTEEET, encoded by the coding sequence TTGATTAAATATGAGGCAGTAATTTTAATTCTAATCTCTTTTGCAGCTGCATCATCAGCAACATATGCCGGTGACAATCCTATAACTACCGTATATAATGAAAAGATCAACGGAGGTTATATCTTCTCAACCGGAAACAGCACTTACAGCGGACAGTTGAACCCGGATGACAGTTACTCTGTATCATTTGATACAGCACTTCCGGAAAATTCCGAAGTGAAATTCAGCAGGGCATATGTGTACTGGGGATGGAGCAAAAACGGACAGTCAGCAGTTTATCCGGACATCTCACTATCAAGAACAGATGAAATAACGGGAGATATCAGCACTGATAATTCCGGAGATATCGCAGCAGAACTGAACAAAGTATCTGAATATACAGACAGCAAAGGATTTGTCAGCTCAAATGATTTCTTCTCAGGTGTTTATGCCTTTGAAACAGGAGACATTACTCCAGGTATAAATAAATTTATCCTGACAGCAGAAAACACCGGCGATAATGAGAGTACATTTGTAATACAGGGAATTGGCATCCTGGCTGTATATGAAGATCCTTCCGGGAAAACCGGGACTATATGGATAAATGAAGGGTGCGATATGCTCTCTGCAACATATGGGATTACTCCGGAGATGGCAACCGGAACTGCATTCTTTGAGGGAAACATTGAGAAAAGCAGGGTAAATTCTGCAAAGATGCATCTTATTGCACCTTCCGGCGGATATACCAGAACTGACACTCCTGAAAAAAATGCTGTTTATTTCAACAGGAAAGATGAAAATAAGATGCCCGGTTTCTTTGAATCAATTTTACTCATGCTCTTTCCGGGATACAACGGAAAAACCTGGACTGATGCATTTGATTCAGATGAAATACAGCAGATAGGCATTGACACCCGTGATGTGACGCCGTGGTTAAAGGAGAGCGGGAATTTTGTAAAAGTCCGTGATCAGGGAGATTACATGCTTTTCACAAACGCGATACTGTTTACTGAAGAGGAGACATAA
- a CDS encoding DUF3344 domain-containing protein — translation MREKKIVANFAITTTILLCLCLLLFTVPVAAVFEFEGIPLEISAQGKVSGEILTFGDYGVREPPAELSFNLPSNPEMARIYVGVWGGTEKYTGSAEINVNNLEKITYRLFGERDKTGNIYVSGHGVYWIADDISESLHPGENHIYINTSRGEEGNKLDGRLYCVFVVAAVEDNSGYITQYWIAEGNENLHGEGWSGTNPTRHDFTEYVFDGANLNGLESAELTAVMLATNKGQPDYIIFNGQDLGIEPNNADAYPAGARDIGNEISMDANGGTGTESRYVDAEIFDVTGLISGDNTVIFERGRDSDGDGKMDTSGTIPEGEDYIHACSAILAIKTKDDLSPKFPDYRIDSVTTENAYDGEDAVIKAEIRNYGFYSAEPVTVIFSINGVEIGSETITPEKTGIFNAQTGWNAKKGDHKLTAEIRGTDVLAGDNSKNHISEKQITIGTLPDLSVKIQKPYKKGEDNEETEKTPLSPLPLIGGLIGFFMLRNNGRKKTALIMALLVVISFAAIALPVSAESQTYSEYTLPIEITNSGGSSVDEYTITLYMDDEKAAFKIVSEPIQPGESTKVDLFVFTVPGNHKLKAIINEDSSMKESDTSNNIFEGYFEFD, via the coding sequence ATGAGGGAAAAAAAGATAGTTGCTAACTTTGCCATAACAACAACAATATTATTATGTTTGTGCCTGTTATTATTTACTGTCCCTGTGGCTGCGGTATTTGAATTTGAAGGCATACCGCTGGAGATATCAGCTCAGGGCAAAGTCAGCGGTGAAATTCTTACGTTCGGAGATTATGGAGTGAGAGAACCTCCGGCAGAATTGTCTTTTAACCTCCCGTCCAATCCGGAAATGGCCAGAATTTATGTAGGAGTATGGGGTGGGACTGAAAAATATACCGGCAGCGCAGAGATTAATGTCAATAATCTCGAAAAGATAACATACAGACTCTTTGGTGAACGCGATAAAACCGGAAATATCTATGTTTCCGGCCATGGAGTTTACTGGATTGCAGATGACATTTCAGAATCGCTCCATCCCGGAGAAAATCACATATATATTAATACAAGCCGTGGTGAAGAGGGAAATAAACTTGATGGCAGACTGTACTGTGTATTTGTGGTTGCGGCAGTTGAGGATAACAGCGGTTATATCACCCAGTACTGGATTGCCGAAGGGAATGAAAACCTTCATGGAGAAGGATGGTCCGGAACTAATCCCACAAGACATGATTTCACAGAATATGTATTTGATGGAGCAAATCTGAATGGTCTTGAATCGGCAGAACTTACTGCGGTTATGCTTGCAACAAATAAAGGGCAACCGGATTATATAATTTTTAACGGGCAGGATCTTGGCATTGAACCAAATAATGCAGATGCTTATCCGGCAGGTGCTAGAGACATAGGAAATGAAATATCAATGGATGCCAATGGTGGTACCGGAACTGAAAGCAGATATGTCGATGCTGAAATATTCGATGTAACCGGACTTATCAGTGGAGATAATACCGTTATTTTTGAGAGGGGAAGAGACTCAGATGGTGATGGTAAGATGGATACATCAGGTACAATACCTGAAGGAGAAGACTATATCCATGCATGCAGCGCCATCCTGGCTATAAAAACAAAAGACGATTTATCACCAAAATTTCCGGATTATAGAATAGATTCTGTTACTACAGAGAATGCCTACGATGGAGAAGATGCAGTAATCAAAGCAGAAATACGAAATTATGGATTTTATTCAGCAGAACCTGTCACTGTTATATTCAGTATAAATGGAGTTGAAATAGGCAGTGAAACCATAACTCCTGAAAAGACAGGCATATTTAATGCACAAACCGGATGGAATGCAAAAAAAGGTGATCATAAACTGACGGCTGAGATTAGAGGTACTGATGTATTAGCCGGAGATAATTCTAAAAACCATATCTCTGAAAAACAGATTACCATTGGCACACTTCCGGACCTTTCTGTAAAAATACAGAAGCCATACAAAAAAGGTGAAGATAATGAAGAAACCGAGAAAACTCCATTATCGCCTCTGCCTCTGATAGGCGGACTTATTGGATTTTTTATGCTCCGGAATAATGGCCGGAAAAAAACAGCACTGATTATGGCATTACTGGTTGTTATATCATTTGCTGCAATAGCACTGCCTGTTTCAGCTGAAAGTCAGACATATTCTGAATATACACTTCCTATAGAGATTACCAACAGTGGAGGAAGCAGTGTTGATGAATATACCATAACCCTGTATATGGACGATGAAAAAGCTGCATTTAAGATAGTTTCAGAACCGATTCAGCCGGGTGAGAGCACGAAAGTAGATCTCTTCGTATTTACTGTTCCGGGAAATCATAAACTTAAGGCAATAATTAATGAAGACAGTTCCATGAAAGAATCTGACACTTCAAATAACATCTTTGAGGGATATTTTGAATTTGATTAA
- a CDS encoding ABC transporter substrate-binding protein, producing the protein MNCIRAILITAFITLIMSCSVHGVMAVASVLPEDTDNNGVISENEISRAILNYLSDKYSVNNGTGSPDYSLADGVYIYNHWDGMPKTVADTSGQEITLYKPIRKAVIMNSEILETLRSLDYDDEKIAGVGKYILEDDIFFPEYADLPNVGSVWSSDTEKIISLEPDSVFIYADFMKDKSDEIQENIQSLNPDIRVFRFDLFNPENYADEVRLLSVIADREEEGEEFAEFYEKQMNTVQDIADLIPEDEKVRVYFESWDDYKSCAEGSGYDEKITIAGGKNIFSNATPEYPVVNPESILFGSPEIIVKLTGSGKLAFGGYADDDNSKTLQVYNDLKSRTGWSTLPAVKDNRFHIINNDIFGGPEHFIGILYLAKWFYPEKFSDIDPQEIHQKYLSDFQGLDYDLNEHGVFVSP; encoded by the coding sequence ATGAACTGTATCCGGGCAATATTAATAACTGCATTTATTACACTGATTATGTCATGCTCTGTCCACGGAGTTATGGCTGTAGCATCTGTTCTTCCGGAAGATACGGACAATAACGGAGTAATAAGCGAAAATGAGATAAGCAGGGCCATATTAAATTACCTGTCAGATAAATATTCTGTAAATAACGGAACCGGTTCTCCTGATTATTCACTTGCAGATGGGGTATATATCTATAATCACTGGGACGGGATGCCAAAGACAGTCGCAGATACATCCGGGCAGGAAATTACCCTGTACAAGCCGATAAGAAAGGCTGTTATAATGAATTCTGAAATTCTTGAGACCCTCCGGTCACTTGATTATGATGATGAAAAGATAGCGGGAGTCGGGAAGTATATTCTTGAAGATGATATCTTTTTCCCAGAATATGCAGATCTTCCAAATGTCGGGAGCGTATGGTCTTCCGATACTGAGAAAATAATATCTTTGGAACCTGACTCGGTATTTATATATGCAGATTTTATGAAGGATAAATCTGATGAAATTCAGGAGAATATACAATCCCTTAACCCTGATATACGGGTTTTCCGTTTTGATTTATTCAATCCGGAAAATTATGCAGATGAGGTCAGGTTATTATCTGTCATTGCTGACCGTGAGGAGGAAGGCGAAGAATTTGCAGAATTTTATGAAAAACAGATGAACACAGTACAGGATATTGCAGATTTAATTCCTGAAGATGAGAAAGTCAGGGTTTATTTTGAAAGCTGGGATGATTATAAAAGCTGTGCCGAAGGGTCCGGTTATGATGAAAAGATAACAATTGCCGGTGGTAAAAATATTTTCAGTAATGCGACACCTGAATATCCGGTGGTTAACCCTGAGTCCATATTATTTGGCAGTCCGGAAATAATAGTAAAACTTACAGGCTCAGGAAAGCTTGCTTTTGGAGGTTATGCTGATGATGACAATTCTAAAACCCTTCAGGTGTATAATGATCTTAAAAGCAGAACCGGATGGAGCACACTTCCGGCAGTAAAGGATAACCGCTTTCATATAATCAATAATGACATATTTGGGGGGCCTGAGCATTTTATCGGTATTCTTTATCTTGCAAAATGGTTCTACCCGGAGAAATTCTCAGATATAGATCCGCAGGAGATTCACCAGAAATATCTTTCTGATTTTCAGGGCCTTGACTATGACTTAAATGAGCACGGGGTTTTTGTCTCTCCTTAA
- a CDS encoding FecCD family ABC transporter permease: MTTNEDQFNQKCRELKAKKKIFFLVAIALIIFLAGYGITIGSGDLSIIDSYRAFLNGLSERLSSLISGTVTGQQGTAEIVVWDIRLHRILFAIAAGFGLAIAGTVMQGILRNPLASPFTLGIASAASCGASVAIVLFGSIAFLSGSMFVVILAFLFSMLASFGIYAMARQKGLDSSSMILAGIAIMYLFSAVTSLLQYFGTSDQAAAVVYWMFGSLDQTTWMKLGIVSVVLLILTPYVIYRAWDLNALAEGDEIAKSIGVPVERSMTVFMFIASVITAVIIAFTGTIGFIGLVAPHITRMITGSDHRVLIPASGLVGSVILLGADNLSRIIIYPSVIPVGIMTAFLGVPFFLYLFLRRSDSGW; the protein is encoded by the coding sequence ATGACGACCAATGAAGACCAATTCAACCAGAAATGCCGGGAGTTAAAAGCAAAAAAGAAGATATTTTTTTTAGTTGCTATTGCTCTGATAATATTCCTTGCCGGATATGGCATAACTATAGGCTCAGGTGATCTCTCAATTATTGATTCATACAGGGCATTTTTAAACGGTCTTTCTGAAAGATTATCCTCTTTGATTTCCGGAACTGTTACGGGACAGCAGGGTACAGCAGAGATAGTGGTGTGGGATATCAGGCTTCATCGAATCCTTTTTGCAATAGCTGCCGGGTTTGGCCTTGCAATTGCCGGAACTGTTATGCAGGGAATACTGAGAAACCCGCTTGCAAGCCCTTTTACGCTTGGTATAGCATCTGCTGCATCATGTGGTGCTTCTGTTGCCATTGTTCTTTTTGGTAGTATTGCATTCCTGTCAGGCAGCATGTTTGTTGTAATTCTTGCCTTTCTCTTCTCAATGCTCGCATCATTTGGAATTTATGCAATGGCAAGGCAGAAAGGGCTTGATTCATCTTCAATGATACTTGCCGGAATTGCCATTATGTATCTCTTTTCTGCTGTAACTTCACTTCTTCAGTATTTTGGAACATCTGATCAGGCTGCGGCTGTTGTTTACTGGATGTTTGGGTCGCTTGACCAGACGACATGGATGAAATTAGGCATTGTCTCGGTTGTTCTTCTGATCCTTACACCGTATGTTATCTATAGAGCATGGGACCTGAATGCCCTTGCGGAAGGTGATGAAATTGCAAAGAGCATTGGTGTTCCTGTTGAGAGGTCAATGACTGTATTTATGTTCATTGCATCAGTAATTACAGCTGTAATTATTGCTTTTACCGGAACAATCGGCTTTATAGGACTTGTTGCACCGCATATTACCAGAATGATCACCGGAAGTGATCACAGGGTACTTATCCCTGCTTCAGGACTTGTAGGATCAGTAATTCTCCTGGGTGCCGACAATTTAAGCAGGATAATTATATATCCTTCTGTAATTCCGGTTGGGATAATGACAGCATTTCTCGGTGTCCCGTTCTTCCTTTATCTCTTTCTTAGAAGGAGTGATTCCGGATGGTAG
- a CDS encoding ABC transporter ATP-binding protein, whose protein sequence is MVALAVRDLSFSYREKPVFSGISFEAEKGEVLGLVGPNGSGKTTLIKCIDGILKPEGEISIFGSPISSMDRTDIARQIAYVPQSLPDGLSSRVFETILMGRKPHLNWNISPEDSEKVYRGMKLLGVEDYAFRKVKELSGGERQRVMIARSIVQETPVILMDEPTSNLDIRHQMEVMDTVSRLADEKGLTVIVSVHDLNLAARYCDKIVMLSEGSMKCFGTPADLLKDDIIRDVYGIEVKINMEFDRPYIIPVKPVLK, encoded by the coding sequence ATGGTAGCACTAGCTGTAAGAGATCTGTCCTTCTCATACCGGGAAAAACCTGTATTTTCCGGAATATCTTTTGAAGCGGAAAAAGGAGAGGTTTTAGGTCTTGTAGGGCCCAATGGTTCGGGTAAAACCACTCTGATTAAGTGCATTGACGGGATATTAAAACCTGAGGGTGAGATCAGCATTTTTGGCTCTCCCATATCATCCATGGACAGAACAGATATTGCAAGACAGATTGCATATGTCCCGCAGTCACTCCCCGACGGTCTTTCATCAAGAGTTTTTGAGACCATTCTTATGGGCAGAAAGCCTCATCTGAACTGGAATATAAGTCCGGAAGATTCTGAGAAAGTTTACAGAGGGATGAAACTGCTGGGAGTTGAGGATTATGCATTCAGAAAAGTTAAGGAACTCTCCGGCGGTGAACGGCAGAGGGTTATGATTGCAAGGTCGATTGTGCAGGAGACACCTGTAATTCTGATGGATGAACCTACGAGCAATCTTGATATCCGGCACCAGATGGAAGTTATGGATACTGTAAGCAGGCTGGCAGATGAAAAGGGCCTGACCGTCATTGTCTCGGTGCATGATTTAAATCTTGCTGCACGCTACTGTGACAAAATAGTCATGCTCTCCGAAGGGTCAATGAAATGTTTCGGAACACCTGCTGATCTTTTAAAGGATGATATTATCAGAGATGTGTACGGAATTGAGGTTAAAATAAATATGGAATTTGACAGGCCGTATATTATTCCTGTAAAGCCTGTTTTAAAATAA
- the cobN gene encoding cobaltochelatase subunit CobN — protein MVNITLISWGSEISLLKKAAERIDFNLTSWNVYELKADDSKVRACIESFADSDLVLIHPSHDSYWDDIIEGFPKDLPVISYGFSDLFWSASTVPLSVVSAVSTYFLYGGLENLYNMLAFCAVKVLGMDLHYDEPTVTRWEGIYHPDSPFIFDSSDEYFMYRGKVHEYNVGIIFLRSQWICGDLRSVDALIREFEKFSNVTAVFCFSSSDDDLGALSGEECIKRYMPEKLDALIDLRSFIQSRDRDALIRCYKELSIPVFHPLTFYHDTEEEWHSSRSGMSGSEAAWTVALPEFSGMTEMIPVSFAEKDAESGAETNLRLPSEERIVRFSKRIFRWMRLSKKSNAERKIAIILHNKPCASSEGTVGSGANLDTLESVSNVLRALKREGYNVRAPESGEDLINEIMSKKAVSEFRWTSVDEIVKKGGALALIAPDDYMQFFSALPEKVRSDMIKTWGNPPGEEIDGVPPAMVYNGKIVVSGLNFENAIVCVQPKRGCAGSRCDGKACKLLHDPEIPPTHQYLATYNYIGETFDADVIIHVGTHGNLEFLPGKSIGLSGSCYPDIAIGNIPHLYIYNSDNPPEGTTAKRRACATIVNHMQTVMANSELYGSLKELEDQISEYRRAAVTDKARAHALTHTIEDLLEETGIGLSINLRGLKYMEASFDEIIEAAHKVVSETYETKIPDGMHIFGHLPEGDRRTEMIYSILEYEGELLEFIYKAKAETGAPGNDNPASAVDPEIKKESEGIAKSFISYTISREIPEIISRNLFGVALSPGLEPEFRLLYEKINDINQRIENTDEIGSLLNGISGGFIEPGPSGLVTRGNPEILPTGRNMYSLDPYRVPTKAAWRIGSRLAEEVINRYINDNGKYPENIAFYWVSTDVMWGDGEVFSQILKLIGAEPVWKSGKVVSFRIIPYDELNRPRIDVTIKISGIMRDNFYNCIEFMDDAVKAVLNLDEPDEINFLRKHGRENPSTSRIFGNRPGTYGNGVNLAVYSSAWKEEADLADIFLEWNSYSYGRDNFGTPAGDDMVLSLKSVDMTFNVAMTDEYDLLGCCCYFGNHGGLTIAARSVSHKDVPVYYGDTRHRDEVEVRTIADEIRRVVRTKLLNPKWIDGMKRHGYKGAGDISKRVTHVYGWEATTGEVDDSIFDNITETFVLDEDNRSFFSEKNPWALEEISRRLLEAEARNLWNADPDVLDRLKEAYMDIEGDIEDRMDDSGGNIQGGSIDVYSLKELNIHRER, from the coding sequence ATGGTTAATATTACATTAATTTCATGGGGGAGTGAGATATCACTCCTGAAGAAGGCTGCTGAGAGAATAGACTTTAATCTGACTTCATGGAATGTTTATGAATTAAAGGCGGATGATAGTAAGGTTAGAGCGTGTATTGAATCATTTGCTGATTCTGATCTTGTTCTCATCCACCCCTCTCATGATTCTTACTGGGATGATATTATTGAAGGATTTCCAAAAGATCTTCCCGTGATCTCCTATGGTTTTTCTGACCTTTTCTGGTCGGCGTCTACAGTTCCCCTTTCTGTTGTATCTGCGGTGAGCACATATTTTCTCTACGGCGGGCTTGAGAATCTGTACAATATGCTTGCATTCTGTGCAGTAAAAGTTCTTGGGATGGATCTGCATTATGATGAACCCACAGTCACACGCTGGGAAGGCATATATCACCCCGACAGCCCTTTTATTTTTGACAGTTCTGATGAATATTTTATGTACAGGGGAAAGGTGCATGAATATAATGTCGGAATTATTTTCCTGAGGTCCCAGTGGATCTGCGGAGATTTAAGAAGTGTGGATGCCCTAATCAGGGAGTTTGAAAAGTTCTCAAATGTTACTGCTGTCTTCTGCTTTAGCAGCAGTGATGATGATCTCGGTGCTCTTTCAGGAGAGGAATGTATAAAAAGGTATATGCCTGAAAAGCTTGACGCTTTAATTGATCTGAGATCTTTCATCCAGAGCCGGGATCGGGATGCTCTTATCAGATGCTATAAAGAGCTTAGTATTCCGGTATTTCATCCACTCACATTTTATCATGACACTGAGGAAGAATGGCACAGTTCCAGATCCGGCATGTCAGGTTCGGAGGCGGCATGGACAGTTGCCCTTCCTGAGTTTTCAGGGATGACAGAGATGATCCCTGTATCATTTGCCGAGAAAGATGCTGAATCCGGAGCTGAGACAAATCTTCGCCTCCCTTCAGAAGAGCGAATAGTCCGGTTTTCAAAACGCATTTTCAGGTGGATGAGGTTATCGAAAAAATCAAATGCAGAGAGAAAAATTGCAATTATTCTGCATAACAAACCCTGTGCATCATCTGAAGGGACTGTTGGATCAGGTGCAAATCTTGATACCCTTGAGAGTGTATCCAATGTTCTCAGGGCACTGAAGAGGGAAGGCTATAATGTAAGAGCGCCTGAATCAGGTGAAGATCTGATAAATGAAATTATGTCAAAGAAGGCAGTATCAGAATTCCGGTGGACATCAGTGGATGAGATCGTCAAAAAAGGTGGTGCTCTGGCCCTTATAGCTCCTGATGATTACATGCAGTTTTTTTCTGCCCTTCCTGAGAAAGTCCGGTCAGATATGATTAAAACCTGGGGCAATCCTCCGGGTGAGGAGATAGATGGTGTCCCGCCTGCAATGGTTTACAATGGAAAAATTGTTGTGAGCGGGTTGAATTTTGAAAATGCCATAGTGTGTGTTCAGCCCAAAAGAGGGTGTGCCGGTTCGCGTTGTGATGGGAAGGCCTGCAAATTACTCCATGACCCGGAGATTCCCCCGACCCACCAGTATCTTGCAACTTACAATTACATTGGTGAAACCTTTGATGCAGATGTTATAATCCATGTCGGCACTCATGGAAATCTTGAGTTCCTTCCCGGAAAAAGCATAGGTCTTTCCGGTTCGTGCTATCCGGACATAGCAATCGGCAATATCCCGCATTTATATATCTACAATTCTGACAATCCTCCGGAAGGAACAACGGCAAAGAGGCGTGCCTGTGCAACAATTGTCAATCATATGCAGACTGTCATGGCAAACAGCGAATTATATGGCAGTTTAAAGGAGCTTGAAGATCAGATCTCCGAATATCGCCGGGCTGCTGTGACTGACAAGGCACGTGCACATGCCCTGACACATACTATAGAAGATCTCCTTGAAGAGACGGGAATCGGGTTATCCATCAATTTAAGAGGTCTGAAGTACATGGAAGCTTCCTTTGATGAGATCATTGAGGCTGCCCACAAGGTGGTATCTGAGACATATGAGACTAAAATTCCGGATGGCATGCATATATTTGGGCATCTTCCTGAAGGTGACAGAAGGACGGAGATGATTTACTCCATACTTGAATATGAAGGAGAACTGCTGGAGTTTATATATAAGGCAAAAGCGGAGACTGGTGCTCCGGGAAATGATAATCCTGCTTCTGCCGTGGATCCTGAGATTAAAAAGGAATCTGAAGGGATTGCAAAATCTTTTATTTCATATACAATATCCAGGGAAATACCTGAAATAATTTCCAGAAATCTCTTTGGAGTTGCTCTTTCTCCGGGACTTGAACCTGAATTCAGGCTGCTTTATGAGAAAATAAATGACATAAATCAGAGAATTGAGAATACTGACGAGATTGGTTCGCTTCTGAACGGAATTTCCGGTGGTTTTATTGAGCCTGGTCCTTCAGGACTTGTCACAAGAGGAAATCCGGAAATTCTCCCGACAGGCAGGAATATGTACTCTCTTGATCCATACAGGGTTCCGACAAAGGCAGCCTGGAGAATAGGCAGCCGTCTTGCTGAAGAGGTCATTAACAGGTACATTAATGATAATGGGAAATATCCAGAAAATATTGCATTTTACTGGGTTTCAACTGATGTTATGTGGGGTGACGGTGAGGTATTTTCACAGATTCTGAAACTTATAGGTGCTGAGCCGGTGTGGAAATCCGGCAAGGTAGTCTCTTTCAGGATCATTCCATATGATGAGTTGAACAGACCAAGAATTGATGTAACAATTAAGATCAGCGGAATAATGCGGGATAATTTCTACAACTGCATTGAATTTATGGATGATGCTGTAAAAGCAGTTTTAAACCTTGATGAGCCGGATGAGATTAATTTCCTGAGAAAACATGGCAGGGAAAATCCCTCCACATCAAGGATATTCGGCAACCGCCCGGGGACCTATGGAAACGGAGTAAATCTGGCTGTTTATTCTTCCGCCTGGAAAGAAGAGGCGGACCTTGCAGATATTTTCCTTGAGTGGAACAGCTATTCTTACGGGAGGGATAATTTTGGAACTCCGGCAGGAGATGATATGGTTTTAAGCCTGAAATCCGTAGATATGACTTTCAATGTTGCAATGACGGATGAATATGATCTGCTTGGGTGCTGCTGTTATTTCGGCAATCACGGCGGGCTTACAATTGCAGCAAGGTCAGTATCACATAAGGATGTTCCTGTTTATTATGGAGATACGCGGCACCGGGATGAGGTTGAGGTGAGAACAATTGCCGATGAAATCCGGCGTGTTGTCAGGACAAAACTGTTAAATCCAAAATGGATTGACGGAATGAAGAGACATGGATATAAAGGTGCCGGGGATATTTCAAAGAGAGTAACACATGTTTACGGATGGGAAGCAACAACCGGAGAAGTGGATGATTCAATATTTGATAATATTACAGAGACATTTGTTCTTGATGAGGATAACAGGAGTTTTTTCTCGGAAAAAAATCCATGGGCACTTGAGGAGATCTCAAGAAGACTTTTAGAGGCAGAAGCAAGAAATTTATGGAATGCAGATCCCGATGTTCTGGACCGGTTAAAAGAGGCATACATGGATATTGAAGGCGATATTGAAGACCGGATGGATGATTCCGGGGGTAATATTCAGGGTGGTTCCATAGATGTATATTCATTGAAGGAGCTTAACATCCACAGAGAAAGGTAG